One stretch of Cyanobium sp. Tous-M-B4 DNA includes these proteins:
- a CDS encoding dihydroorotate dehydrogenase-like protein codes for MIPDLSTTYLGLALRSPLVVGAAAPLSEELGQLQALERAGAAAIVLHSLFEEQIEQEQLDLHRHAMAGTDSYGEALSYVPEPSIFHGGEDIYLRHLEQACQHLAVPVIASLNGTKAGRWVESARRIEAAGASALELNIYAIPTDPELSSAAIEAEVEEIVRQVRAEVRLPLAVKLSPFFTNLSAMARRLAAAGADGLVLFNRFYQPDIDIETMEVRPNLLLSTPHDLRLPLRWIALLHGCQPLDLAASGGVHRGTDVVRLLMAGAAVTQVVGALLRHGPERLAGLEQELSIWLMEHEVASVAELVGCMSQQRCPNPAEYERAQYMRAIQGYRPADARQAPGPW; via the coding sequence ATGATCCCCGACCTCTCCACCACCTATCTCGGCCTGGCCCTGCGCAGCCCCCTGGTGGTGGGCGCTGCCGCGCCCCTCAGCGAGGAGCTAGGCCAGCTGCAGGCCCTGGAGCGGGCCGGGGCGGCGGCGATCGTGCTGCATTCGCTGTTTGAGGAGCAGATCGAGCAGGAGCAGCTTGACCTGCACCGCCATGCCATGGCCGGCACCGATAGCTATGGCGAGGCGCTCAGCTACGTGCCGGAGCCATCGATCTTCCATGGCGGGGAAGACATCTACCTGCGCCACCTGGAGCAGGCCTGCCAGCATTTGGCGGTGCCCGTGATCGCCAGCCTCAATGGCACTAAGGCGGGCCGCTGGGTGGAGTCGGCGCGGCGGATTGAGGCGGCCGGCGCCTCGGCCCTGGAGCTCAACATCTATGCCATTCCCACCGACCCCGAGCTCTCCAGCGCCGCCATCGAAGCCGAGGTGGAGGAGATCGTGCGCCAAGTGCGCGCTGAGGTGCGCCTGCCCCTAGCCGTGAAGCTCAGCCCCTTTTTCACCAACCTCAGCGCCATGGCCCGGCGCCTGGCCGCGGCGGGCGCCGATGGGCTGGTGCTGTTCAACCGCTTCTACCAGCCCGATATCGACATCGAGACCATGGAGGTGCGGCCCAACCTGCTGCTCTCCACCCCCCACGACCTGCGACTACCGCTGCGCTGGATCGCTCTGCTGCACGGCTGCCAGCCCCTGGATCTGGCCGCCAGTGGCGGTGTGCACCGGGGCACCGATGTGGTGCGGCTGTTGATGGCGGGGGCTGCGGTTACCCAGGTGGTGGGGGCGTTGCTGCGCCACGGCCCCGAGCGCCTGGCGGGCCTGGAGCAGGAGCTCTCCATCTGGCTGATGGAGCACGAGGTGGCCAGCGTGGCGGAGCTGGTGGGCTGTATGAGCCAGCAGCGCTGCCCCAATCCGGCCGAATACGAGCGGGCCCAATACATGCGCGCCATTCAGGGCTACCGCCCCGCCGATGCCCGCCAGGCGCCTGGCCCCTGGTGA
- a CDS encoding LysR family transcriptional regulator substrate-binding protein, with product MVDLDALTALDALQWLRTCEEVSKRFGLSQATVSRQSRKCLDLFGLDFQRIEGEWNTVGDSTILALERGVHQVARWQGLRPLRLEATYWSGPLLCTPVPDGWILGLANIVGVPRNFQLVRERIVDVCLTGLPDGPPAGDPELTSIELSKMPVFFVVRPGHPLINQAQLSFADIAQYPTLALPPGSYPQVEACLKKLGFWNDHVRMFRYKRENWEGKTEAELTIGYATSLSMEISGGDLVRLPLELPFSSGEVLVCRRDFIDHPRLLSLQALLLSRLAGLAERHGDIQLHK from the coding sequence TTGGTTGACCTTGATGCGCTTACGGCGCTCGACGCCCTGCAGTGGCTGCGTACGTGTGAAGAGGTCTCTAAGCGCTTCGGCCTAAGTCAGGCCACCGTCAGCAGGCAATCGCGAAAATGTCTTGATCTTTTTGGTCTTGACTTCCAACGCATCGAGGGCGAGTGGAACACCGTTGGCGATTCGACGATCTTGGCGCTGGAGCGCGGCGTTCATCAAGTGGCGAGGTGGCAGGGGCTTAGGCCCCTGCGCCTGGAGGCCACCTATTGGTCAGGCCCCTTGTTGTGCACTCCTGTACCAGATGGTTGGATTCTTGGCCTTGCCAATATTGTTGGAGTGCCGCGTAATTTTCAGCTAGTTAGGGAGCGGATTGTTGATGTCTGCCTCACCGGCTTGCCTGATGGCCCACCTGCCGGCGACCCTGAGCTGACTTCGATTGAGCTATCGAAGATGCCGGTATTTTTTGTTGTTAGGCCGGGTCATCCTTTGATTAATCAAGCCCAGCTGTCCTTTGCTGATATTGCCCAATATCCAACCCTTGCGCTGCCACCAGGCTCCTATCCCCAAGTTGAGGCTTGCCTAAAGAAGCTCGGCTTCTGGAATGATCACGTGCGAATGTTTCGCTATAAGCGTGAAAATTGGGAGGGCAAAACGGAGGCGGAGCTCACTATCGGCTATGCCACTTCACTCAGCATGGAAATTTCTGGAGGTGATCTAGTCAGGCTTCCCCTGGAGTTGCCATTTTCCTCTGGGGAGGTGCTTGTATGCCGCCGAGATTTTATTGATCATCCCCGTTTGCTTTCCTTGCAGGCTTTGCTGCTTTCCCGTCTCGCTGGTTTAGCTGAGCGCCACGGCGATATCCAGCTACACAAGTAG
- the hypD gene encoding hydrogenase formation protein HypD, which produces MEVCGGQTHAILRWGLDQLLPPGLRLIHGPGCPVCVTPAERLDAALALAACPEVILCSYGDMLRVPGSAAGADLLGARAAGGDVRLLTSPLQAIALAQACPARQVVFLAVGFETTAPATALLLRQARALGLTNLTVLLAHVRVAPAMAALLQEPGNQVQGFLAAGHVGAVMGTAELGQLVRRHRVPVVVTGFEPADVMAGLLRLVQLLEAGTPALANAYGRVVRQQGNGAAQAIMKEVFAVVDQPWRGLGPIAAGGYELAAAYRDFDALLRFCLPSAAVSPPPEPLASPCISGLILQGRALPPDCPAFGSACTPERPLGAPMVSSEGACAAYHRYRPPPP; this is translated from the coding sequence ATGGAGGTGTGCGGCGGTCAGACCCACGCCATCCTGCGTTGGGGGCTTGATCAATTGCTGCCACCGGGGCTGCGGCTGATTCATGGACCGGGCTGTCCGGTGTGCGTTACGCCGGCCGAGCGCCTCGATGCGGCCCTGGCGCTGGCGGCCTGCCCGGAGGTGATCCTCTGCTCCTACGGCGACATGCTGCGGGTGCCAGGCAGCGCCGCCGGCGCCGATCTGCTCGGCGCGCGGGCTGCAGGCGGCGACGTGCGCCTGCTCACCTCGCCCCTACAGGCCATTGCCCTGGCCCAGGCGTGCCCTGCGCGCCAGGTGGTGTTTTTGGCGGTGGGCTTTGAAACCACGGCACCGGCCACCGCCCTGCTGCTGCGCCAGGCCCGGGCCCTGGGGCTCACCAACCTCACGGTGCTGCTGGCCCACGTGCGGGTGGCGCCGGCGATGGCGGCATTGCTGCAGGAGCCAGGCAACCAGGTGCAGGGATTTTTGGCGGCGGGCCATGTGGGGGCGGTGATGGGCACCGCCGAGCTAGGGCAGTTGGTGCGGCGCCACCGGGTGCCGGTGGTGGTCACGGGCTTTGAGCCTGCCGATGTGATGGCCGGGCTGCTGCGACTGGTGCAGTTGCTGGAGGCGGGCACCCCGGCGCTTGCCAATGCCTACGGCCGGGTGGTGCGCCAGCAGGGCAACGGCGCCGCCCAGGCCATTATGAAGGAGGTGTTTGCGGTGGTGGACCAGCCCTGGCGGGGTTTGGGCCCCATCGCCGCTGGTGGCTATGAGCTGGCTGCGGCCTACCGCGACTTCGATGCGCTGCTGCGGTTTTGTCTGCCCTCAGCAGCGGTTTCCCCGCCGCCGGAGCCCCTAGCCAGCCCCTGCATCAGCGGCCTGATCCTGCAGGGCCGCGCCCTCCCTCCCGACTGCCCGGCCTTCGGCTCGGCCTGCACCCCGGAGCGACCCCTGGGGGCACCGATGGTGTCGAGCGAAGGGGCCTGTGCCGCCTACCACCGCTACCGGCCGCCGCCGCCATGA
- a CDS encoding response regulator transcription factor, giving the protein MDLTPFLSSLEGTTLDQVLLSVAVSGKVAIAMKGRFLLRSVCESFQDRTRIGCAVTDEATCLEYLAREPYELLICTDYLEDGNGFELARKARSAHQGLRVVVLALGDVIPAQYVEASWLEAVVAEADFIGDQRPLQAAVLAVMGQHSYRSPSLRSGTLPYLSCPRLTKREYEVLDLLASGLTDREIAERLVVSEETAKTYTKRLLKTLDVNNRLQAVLKGMRCGMVQL; this is encoded by the coding sequence ATGGATCTCACCCCTTTTCTGAGCAGCCTGGAGGGCACCACCCTCGACCAGGTGCTGTTGTCGGTGGCGGTCAGCGGCAAGGTGGCGATCGCCATGAAGGGTCGCTTTCTGCTCCGATCAGTGTGCGAGAGCTTTCAAGACCGCACCCGCATCGGCTGTGCCGTCACCGATGAGGCCACCTGCCTGGAGTATCTGGCGCGGGAGCCCTACGAGCTGTTGATTTGCACCGACTACCTGGAGGACGGCAATGGCTTCGAGCTGGCCCGCAAGGCGCGCAGTGCCCATCAGGGCTTGCGGGTGGTAGTGCTGGCCCTGGGGGATGTGATCCCGGCCCAATACGTTGAGGCTTCCTGGTTGGAGGCGGTAGTTGCGGAAGCCGATTTCATCGGCGATCAGCGACCCCTGCAAGCAGCGGTGCTGGCGGTGATGGGGCAGCACTCCTACCGCAGCCCTTCGCTGCGTTCCGGCACCCTGCCCTACCTGAGTTGCCCGCGGCTCACTAAGCGCGAATACGAAGTGCTGGATCTGTTGGCCAGTGGCCTCACCGATCGGGAGATTGCTGAGCGACTGGTGGTGAGCGAGGAAACCGCCAAGACCTATACCAAGCGACTGCTCAAGACCCTCGACGTCAATAACAGGTTGCAGGCCGTGCTCAAGGGCATGCGCTGCGGCATGGTGCAGCTCTGA
- the hypE gene encoding hydrogenase expression/formation protein HypE, producing MSDCIQLAHGGGGTLMQQLINQELRALYADPAQVLHDAARLELPPGPLAFSTDGYVVQPLEFPGGDMGSLAVIGTANDLAMAGARPLHLSVALLLEEGLPLALLRRFVASMAAAARACELTIVTGDTKVVERGKADGIFITTSGIGAVQAPMPIHPTAIRPGDQLLLSGDLGRHGVAILAARHGLALVPPVLSDCAPLWPQVRALLEAGVRIHCLRDLTRGGLASALQELAEAAAVELAIEEAQLPVLEPVARTCELLGFEPLHLANEGRFVVVVPPSARDQAQTLLAASGGAWIGSVRPASQGARVLLTTSFGTERLLLPLSGELLPRIC from the coding sequence ATGAGCGACTGCATCCAGCTGGCCCATGGCGGCGGCGGCACCCTGATGCAGCAGCTGATCAACCAGGAGCTGCGGGCCCTCTACGCCGATCCGGCCCAGGTGCTGCACGATGCGGCCCGGCTCGAATTGCCGCCCGGCCCGCTCGCTTTCAGCACCGACGGCTACGTGGTGCAGCCGCTGGAATTTCCCGGTGGTGATATGGGCAGCCTGGCGGTGATCGGCACCGCCAATGATTTAGCGATGGCGGGCGCCCGGCCTCTGCATCTGAGTGTGGCGTTGCTGCTGGAGGAGGGCTTGCCGCTGGCGCTGCTGCGGCGCTTTGTGGCCTCGATGGCTGCGGCTGCGCGGGCCTGCGAGCTCACGATCGTTACCGGCGACACCAAGGTGGTGGAACGGGGCAAGGCCGACGGCATATTCATCACCACCAGCGGCATCGGGGCGGTGCAGGCGCCGATGCCGATTCACCCTACGGCGATTCGCCCGGGCGATCAGCTGCTGCTGAGCGGCGACCTGGGCCGCCATGGCGTGGCAATCCTGGCCGCTCGCCATGGCTTGGCCCTGGTGCCGCCCGTGCTCAGCGACTGCGCGCCGCTCTGGCCCCAGGTGCGGGCCCTGCTGGAGGCCGGGGTTCGGATTCACTGCCTGCGCGACCTCACTCGCGGCGGCCTGGCCAGTGCCCTGCAGGAGCTAGCGGAGGCGGCCGCGGTGGAGCTGGCGATTGAGGAGGCGCAACTGCCGGTGCTGGAGCCCGTGGCGCGCACCTGTGAGCTGCTGGGCTTTGAACCTCTGCACCTGGCCAATGAGGGTCGCTTTGTGGTGGTGGTGCCGCCATCGGCCCGCGATCAGGCCCAGACCCTGCTGGCGGCCAGTGGCGGAGCCTGGATCGGCAGTGTGCGGCCGGCCAGCCAGGGAGCGCGGGTGCTGCTTACCACCTCTTTTGGCACCGAGCGCCTGCTGCTGCCCCTCAGCGGCGAGCTGCTGCCCCGCATTTGCTGA
- the nifJ gene encoding pyruvate:ferredoxin (flavodoxin) oxidoreductase: MSTPLLTIDGNEAVARVAYRLNEVIAIYPITPASPMGEWADAWAAEGRPNLWGSVPSVVELQSEAGAAGTVHGALQAGALTTTFTASQGLLLMIPNLHKLAGELTPAVLHVAARSLAAQGLSIFGDHSDVMATRGSGCGILCSASVQEAGDFAAIAALLSLRSRLPFLHVFDGFRTSHEIQKIAPLSDGQLLELMPAAEISAHRARALSPNRPVIRGTSQNPDVYFQARESVNRFYDAAPDHLIEAMARFGELTGRPYRPYDYVGPAAAERVLVLMGSGCETAVEAAEALQAAGEGVGVLKVRLFRPFAARLLVEALPASTRAIAVLDRCKEPGAPGEPLYLDVVAALAEEWAAVHGGVHGPAALPAVLGGRYGLSSKEFTPAMVKAVFDHLRPLLAAGQPRPLNHFTVGIDDDLTHLSLPLDADVEHGFHTDAAEVRAVFYGLGSDGTVGANKAAIKIIGEGTDLYAQGYFVYDSKKSGSVTVSHLRFGPQPIRSTYLIQRPTFVACHQWDFVERFDLLAGIEPGGVFLLNSPFAPADTWARLPEALRAQIRSKGIQVQQINAYQVARQAGMGPHINTVMQACFFALSGVLPREEALYRIRHSIETSYRRKGEAVVAMNLAALDASLEHLVPLDWSSLDGSGPEPLREDRLTGAPDFVREVIGPMLDRRGDALPVSALPCDGTWPVGTARWEKRNIAAAVPVWETDLCVQCGKCVLVCPHAVIRAKVGAPDLFAAAPEGFRTAPARDPAFAGQTFTIQVAAEDCTGCALCVEVCPARDRSEPKRKAINMAPQRPLREQARGNWDFFLQLPEVPRAELNLHKIGQQQLQQPLFEFSGACGGCGETPYLKLASQLFGDRMLIANATGCSSIYGGNLPTTPWSANAEGRGPAWSNSLFEDNAEFGYGMRVARDQQRQMALDLLERLAGQLEPAELPPPLLEALRNADQSDEVGIVEQRQRVAELKGRLAGMEHPEARQLLELADALVKTSVWLVGGDGWAYDIGFGGLDHVLASGRDVNALVLDTEVYSNTGGQASKSTPRGAVAKFAAAGKTAPKKDLGLMAMTYGTVYVASVAMGARDEHTTRVFLEAESYPGPSLIIAYSHCIAHGIDMAQGMAHQKLAVDSGRWLLYRYDPRRAERGETPLQLDSPAPKRSLKEAMEQENRFRMLRYSQPERAQALVRQAQRELECRWATYRALAQSAPKP; encoded by the coding sequence ATGAGCACTCCCCTACTCACGATTGATGGCAACGAGGCCGTGGCCCGGGTGGCCTACCGCCTCAATGAGGTGATCGCCATCTACCCGATCACGCCGGCCTCGCCGATGGGGGAGTGGGCTGATGCCTGGGCCGCGGAAGGGCGGCCCAACCTTTGGGGCAGCGTGCCTTCGGTGGTGGAGCTGCAGAGCGAAGCGGGTGCTGCCGGCACGGTGCATGGCGCCCTGCAGGCGGGGGCGCTCACCACCACCTTCACGGCCAGCCAGGGGCTGCTGTTGATGATCCCCAACCTCCACAAGCTGGCGGGGGAGCTCACCCCGGCGGTGCTGCACGTGGCGGCCCGCTCCTTGGCGGCCCAGGGCCTGTCGATCTTTGGCGATCACAGCGATGTGATGGCCACCCGCGGTAGCGGTTGCGGGATTCTCTGCTCGGCGTCGGTGCAGGAGGCGGGCGACTTTGCCGCCATTGCTGCCCTGCTCAGCCTGCGCAGCCGGCTGCCGTTCCTGCATGTGTTCGATGGCTTTCGCACCTCCCACGAGATCCAGAAGATCGCGCCGCTCAGCGACGGCCAGCTGCTCGAGCTCATGCCCGCGGCGGAGATCAGTGCCCACCGCGCCCGCGCCCTCAGCCCCAATCGCCCGGTGATCCGCGGCACCAGCCAAAACCCCGACGTCTACTTCCAGGCGCGCGAATCGGTAAATCGCTTCTACGACGCGGCCCCGGACCATCTGATCGAGGCGATGGCGCGCTTTGGCGAGCTCACTGGTCGCCCCTACCGCCCCTACGACTACGTCGGCCCCGCCGCTGCCGAGCGGGTGCTGGTGCTGATGGGGTCGGGCTGTGAGACCGCCGTGGAGGCGGCTGAGGCGCTGCAGGCCGCCGGCGAGGGGGTGGGGGTGCTGAAGGTGCGCCTGTTTCGGCCCTTTGCGGCCCGGCTGCTGGTGGAGGCCCTGCCGGCCAGCACCCGGGCGATCGCCGTGCTCGATCGCTGCAAGGAGCCCGGCGCCCCCGGGGAGCCCCTCTACCTCGATGTGGTGGCAGCCCTGGCCGAGGAGTGGGCTGCCGTGCATGGGGGGGTGCATGGGCCAGCAGCGTTGCCGGCGGTGCTGGGCGGCCGCTACGGGCTGTCGTCGAAGGAGTTCACCCCGGCGATGGTGAAGGCGGTATTTGATCATTTGCGGCCCCTGCTGGCAGCTGGCCAGCCCCGCCCGCTCAACCACTTCACGGTGGGCATCGACGACGACCTCACCCATCTATCCCTGCCCCTCGACGCTGACGTCGAACACGGCTTCCACACCGACGCAGCTGAGGTGCGGGCCGTGTTTTACGGCCTGGGCTCCGACGGCACGGTGGGGGCCAACAAGGCGGCGATCAAGATCATTGGCGAGGGCACGGATTTGTATGCCCAGGGCTATTTCGTTTACGACTCCAAAAAGTCGGGTTCGGTCACGGTGTCGCACCTGCGCTTTGGGCCCCAGCCGATCCGCTCCACCTACCTGATCCAGCGGCCCACGTTTGTGGCCTGCCACCAGTGGGATTTCGTCGAGCGCTTCGATCTGCTGGCTGGCATCGAGCCCGGGGGCGTGTTTCTGCTCAATAGCCCCTTTGCGCCAGCAGACACCTGGGCGCGGCTGCCGGAAGCCCTGCGCGCTCAGATCCGCAGCAAGGGGATTCAGGTGCAGCAGATCAATGCCTACCAAGTGGCGCGCCAGGCGGGCATGGGGCCCCACATCAACACGGTGATGCAGGCCTGCTTCTTTGCCCTCAGCGGCGTGCTGCCGCGCGAGGAGGCCCTCTACCGCATTCGTCACTCGATCGAAACCAGCTACCGCCGTAAGGGTGAGGCCGTGGTGGCGATGAACCTGGCGGCCCTCGACGCCAGCCTCGAGCACCTGGTGCCCCTCGATTGGTCGAGCCTCGACGGCTCCGGCCCGGAGCCATTGCGGGAGGACCGGCTCACTGGTGCCCCGGATTTTGTGCGGGAGGTGATCGGGCCGATGCTGGATCGCCGCGGCGATGCCCTGCCGGTGAGTGCCCTGCCCTGTGACGGCACCTGGCCGGTGGGCACGGCCCGCTGGGAGAAGCGCAACATCGCCGCTGCGGTGCCGGTGTGGGAAACAGACCTGTGCGTGCAGTGCGGCAAGTGCGTGCTGGTGTGCCCCCATGCGGTGATCCGCGCCAAGGTGGGCGCCCCTGATCTCTTCGCCGCAGCCCCCGAGGGCTTCCGCACTGCCCCCGCCCGCGACCCCGCCTTTGCCGGCCAAACCTTCACCATCCAGGTGGCCGCCGAAGACTGCACCGGCTGCGCCCTGTGCGTGGAGGTATGCCCCGCCCGCGACCGCAGCGAGCCCAAGCGCAAGGCGATCAACATGGCGCCGCAGCGGCCGTTGCGTGAGCAGGCCCGCGGCAACTGGGACTTTTTCCTGCAGCTGCCCGAGGTGCCGCGCGCCGAGCTCAACCTGCACAAGATCGGCCAGCAGCAGCTGCAGCAGCCATTGTTTGAGTTTTCCGGCGCCTGCGGCGGCTGCGGCGAAACGCCATACCTCAAGCTCGCCTCCCAGCTGTTCGGCGATCGGATGCTGATCGCCAACGCCACCGGTTGCAGCTCGATCTACGGCGGCAACCTGCCCACCACCCCCTGGAGCGCCAACGCCGAAGGACGGGGCCCGGCCTGGAGCAATTCCCTGTTCGAAGACAACGCCGAATTCGGCTACGGGATGCGGGTGGCGCGTGACCAGCAGCGCCAGATGGCCCTCGATCTGCTGGAGCGGTTGGCGGGCCAGCTTGAGCCTGCCGAGCTGCCGCCCCCCTTGCTGGAGGCCCTGCGCAACGCCGACCAGAGCGATGAAGTCGGCATTGTCGAGCAGCGCCAGCGGGTGGCCGAGCTCAAGGGGCGTTTGGCGGGAATGGAGCACCCGGAAGCCCGCCAGCTGCTGGAGCTCGCCGATGCCCTGGTGAAAACCAGCGTCTGGCTGGTGGGCGGCGATGGCTGGGCCTACGACATCGGCTTCGGTGGGCTCGACCACGTGCTCGCCAGTGGCCGCGACGTCAACGCCCTGGTGCTCGACACCGAGGTGTACTCCAACACCGGCGGCCAGGCCTCCAAAAGCACCCCCCGGGGGGCGGTGGCCAAGTTTGCCGCCGCCGGCAAGACGGCCCCCAAAAAAGACCTGGGCCTGATGGCGATGACCTACGGCACCGTCTACGTAGCAAGTGTGGCGATGGGGGCCCGCGACGAGCACACCACCCGCGTATTTCTGGAGGCCGAGAGCTACCCGGGGCCTTCGCTGATCATTGCCTACTCCCACTGCATCGCCCACGGCATCGATATGGCCCAGGGCATGGCGCACCAGAAGCTGGCGGTGGATTCGGGCCGCTGGCTGCTCTACCGCTACGACCCGCGCCGAGCCGAGCGCGGCGAGACTCCCCTGCAACTCGACAGCCCGGCGCCAAAGCGCTCGCTCAAGGAGGCGATGGAGCAGGAAAACCGCTTCCGCATGCTGCGCTACAGCCAGCCGGAGCGGGCCCAGGCCCTGGTGCGCCAGGCCCAGCGGGAGCTCGAATGCCGCTGGGCCACCTATCGGGCCCTGGCCCAGTCAGCCCCCAAACCATGA
- a CDS encoding LysR substrate-binding domain-containing protein has protein sequence MDGLIWLRTGHQVEARFGIGQSSVSRLSRKCAEVFGFSLVRGGSEWSFKGDTTLLNLERRVHQAVRWTSGRHLRLEAQHWSGPLLCEPAPAGWIAGCFHFHEYERPLQLLREGVIDAWVASYPDVPAATDPAIACIGLSRMPIWLVVDQSHPLLELGEQVTFADVAAYPCMPLPDGAFPKFQAVLEACGLWNGGSPERIRNPSWFGEVNCEDLLVGFATPLSLLLSGDCCRVLPLKLPLEVGDALLVPRQYERAPQTLQLLADLRSRLESLAGAAPDMVVLDGFEHPSATPSDKPFKEQWLPSAPSMPKTSKG, from the coding sequence TTGGACGGTCTGATTTGGCTGCGCACGGGCCATCAGGTTGAAGCCAGGTTCGGGATCGGTCAATCCAGCGTGAGTCGCTTGAGTCGCAAGTGCGCTGAGGTGTTTGGCTTCTCCCTGGTCAGGGGCGGTTCCGAGTGGAGCTTCAAGGGTGATACGACACTGCTCAATCTTGAGCGTCGTGTTCATCAAGCGGTGCGGTGGACCAGTGGTAGGCATTTGCGTCTGGAGGCGCAGCACTGGTCTGGCCCGTTGCTCTGTGAGCCGGCTCCAGCAGGTTGGATTGCTGGCTGTTTTCACTTTCATGAATACGAAAGGCCGCTGCAGCTGCTGAGGGAAGGGGTGATTGACGCCTGGGTGGCTTCCTATCCCGATGTCCCAGCTGCCACTGACCCCGCCATTGCCTGCATTGGCTTGAGCCGAATGCCGATTTGGCTGGTGGTCGATCAATCTCATCCGTTGCTTGAGCTTGGTGAGCAGGTCACATTTGCCGACGTGGCTGCCTATCCCTGTATGCCCCTGCCTGATGGCGCCTTTCCTAAATTTCAGGCTGTCCTGGAAGCCTGTGGCTTGTGGAACGGCGGCAGCCCAGAACGGATTAGGAATCCTTCCTGGTTTGGTGAAGTTAATTGTGAAGATCTCCTTGTTGGTTTCGCAACTCCCCTCTCCCTACTTCTCAGTGGCGATTGCTGCAGGGTGCTGCCCCTAAAGCTGCCTTTAGAGGTTGGCGATGCCCTCCTAGTGCCAAGGCAATACGAGCGTGCCCCCCAAACGCTGCAGTTGCTGGCGGATCTTCGTTCGCGTTTGGAGAGCCTCGCCGGCGCCGCTCCAGACATGGTGGTGTTAGACGGGTTCGAGCACCCAAGTGCAACCCCAAGCGACAAGCCCTTTAAGGAGCAATGGCTGCCAAGCGCACCCTCAATGCCAAAAACCTCGAAGGGCTAG
- a CDS encoding DUF3136 domain-containing protein: MTTSLPAPSLTIGELEANYPLYCKAMRLLIREGKTIAKVRRTVCWQRLEILHNCLPTQYREPDYLFALLQRELSAGL; encoded by the coding sequence ATGACCACCTCCCTCCCCGCTCCAAGTCTCACCATTGGTGAATTGGAAGCGAACTATCCGCTTTATTGCAAGGCCATGCGCCTGTTGATTCGCGAGGGCAAGACGATCGCCAAGGTGCGCCGTACGGTTTGCTGGCAGCGGCTGGAGATCCTGCACAATTGCCTGCCGACTCAATACCGCGAGCCCGATTATTTATTCGCCTTGCTGCAGCGGGAGTTGAGCGCCGGCCTCTAG
- a CDS encoding PilZ domain-containing protein, with the protein MTGFKDSYAQLQYVMGGEGRFQKLNTNDRRSGGERRESDQQRGVQDWLKDEQRQDRRSGLDRRSGLSRRGSADNRQDERKVIPFAIAPRGSLRTADGNQWVITLWDLSRTGLCVIANGQVDLPVATSCDLTLTEVVGTGMVNFQAQLMWFSDDAFQTYLGMKFELPPELPPGTFLERYLKANFDV; encoded by the coding sequence ATGACAGGCTTTAAGGACTCTTATGCCCAACTTCAGTACGTCATGGGGGGTGAAGGTCGCTTTCAGAAACTGAACACGAACGACCGGCGCAGCGGCGGCGAACGACGCGAAAGCGACCAACAACGTGGCGTTCAAGATTGGCTCAAAGATGAACAGCGGCAAGATCGCCGCAGTGGCCTCGATAGGCGCAGCGGCCTCAGCCGTAGGGGCTCGGCCGACAACCGTCAAGACGAGCGCAAAGTCATTCCCTTCGCCATTGCCCCCCGCGGCTCCCTCCGCACTGCCGACGGGAATCAGTGGGTCATCACCCTGTGGGACCTAAGCCGCACAGGACTTTGCGTGATCGCCAACGGCCAGGTGGATCTACCGGTGGCCACCAGCTGCGATCTCACCCTTACCGAGGTGGTGGGCACGGGCATGGTCAACTTCCAGGCCCAGTTGATGTGGTTTTCAGACGATGCCTTTCAGACCTACTTAGGCATGAAATTTGAATTGCCCCCCGAGCTACCACCAGGCACCTTTTTGGAGCGCTACCTCAAAGCCAACTTCGACGTCTGA